In Rubrivirga marina, the following are encoded in one genomic region:
- the rfbD gene encoding dTDP-4-dehydrorhamnose reductase, which yields MTFFLTGAGGQVGREFVRLAGPHDVVALDRAALDITDAAAVRKAVAAARPDVVVNAAAYTAVDRAEAEPEAAFAVNRDGARHVAAAAAAVGAPIVHLSTDYVFDGTKGAPYAPDDPTSPLGVYGASKAAGEAAVRSAAPASVILRTAWVFSAYDANFVATILRLAAERPRLTVVADQWGHPTAARDVARAAHAAARRALDGLVGTVHAAGAPLATWHELATATVDAAADAGHSFDVEVAPIPTADYPTAARRPERVELELGPSLDALGLGPLDWRPALRDAIRERLATMGGRS from the coding sequence ATGACTTTTTTCCTGACAGGCGCCGGTGGCCAAGTCGGCCGAGAGTTCGTACGGCTCGCCGGCCCCCACGACGTCGTCGCGCTCGACCGGGCGGCCCTCGACATCACCGACGCGGCGGCCGTCCGCAAGGCCGTCGCGGCGGCCCGGCCCGACGTCGTCGTCAACGCGGCGGCCTACACCGCCGTCGACCGTGCGGAGGCGGAGCCCGAGGCCGCGTTCGCCGTCAACCGCGATGGGGCCCGCCACGTCGCCGCGGCGGCCGCGGCCGTTGGCGCCCCCATCGTCCACCTCTCGACCGACTACGTGTTCGACGGGACGAAGGGCGCCCCCTACGCGCCCGACGACCCGACGTCGCCGCTCGGCGTCTACGGCGCGAGCAAGGCCGCCGGCGAGGCCGCCGTCCGGTCGGCCGCGCCCGCCTCGGTGATCCTGCGGACGGCCTGGGTCTTCAGCGCGTACGACGCCAACTTCGTGGCGACGATCCTCCGCCTCGCCGCCGAGCGCCCCCGCCTTACCGTCGTCGCCGACCAGTGGGGCCACCCCACGGCGGCGCGCGACGTGGCCCGGGCGGCGCACGCCGCCGCCCGGCGGGCCCTCGACGGGCTCGTGGGGACGGTCCACGCGGCCGGCGCGCCCCTCGCCACGTGGCACGAGCTCGCGACCGCGACCGTCGACGCGGCGGCCGACGCGGGGCATTCCTTCGACGTCGAGGTCGCCCCCATCCCGACCGCCGACTACCCGACGGCGGCCCGGCGGCCCGAGCGGGTCGAGCTGGAGCTCGGTCCGTCGCTCGACGCCCTCGGCCTCGGCCCGCTCGACTGGCGGCCCGCCCTGCGCGACGCCATCCGCGAGCGGCTCGCGACGATGGGCGGGCGCTCGTAG
- a CDS encoding ATP-grasp domain-containing protein has translation MLANQDRLLVSTVRQLAAERGVEVASFAGDWILRLSWGGWTEHIVGYVFPLNSAGARAVSADKVATAELLEARGVPCVAHHLVLRPDLAPYVGEAGNWAAIRALGERNGWDLVVKPNEGTGGEDVVRVRGARELEAAVHDGLVRHRALALSPFHEIETEYRAVLLDDDVLLTYAKARPAVVGDGVRSVGALAEAAGLDASAVALDVRRRVPGEGEQVLLDWRHNLQLGSVPRPIESAEVRDEVERLAAAAAGTLGLRFASVDVVETADGLAVLEANAGVMLEAYARAVPDGAATARRIYGAALDALLAP, from the coding sequence GTGCTCGCCAACCAGGACCGGCTCCTCGTCTCGACCGTTCGCCAGCTCGCCGCCGAGCGCGGCGTCGAGGTCGCGTCGTTCGCGGGCGACTGGATCCTCCGCCTCTCGTGGGGCGGCTGGACGGAACACATCGTCGGCTACGTGTTCCCGCTCAACTCGGCCGGCGCGCGGGCCGTCTCGGCCGACAAGGTGGCGACGGCCGAGCTCCTCGAAGCGCGCGGCGTGCCGTGCGTCGCGCACCACCTCGTCCTCCGCCCCGACCTCGCGCCCTACGTCGGCGAGGCGGGCAACTGGGCGGCGATCCGGGCGCTCGGCGAGCGGAACGGCTGGGATCTCGTCGTCAAGCCGAACGAGGGGACGGGCGGCGAGGACGTCGTCCGGGTGCGGGGCGCGCGCGAGCTGGAGGCGGCGGTCCACGACGGGCTCGTGCGGCACCGCGCGCTGGCGCTCTCGCCGTTCCACGAGATCGAGACCGAGTACCGCGCCGTGCTCCTCGACGACGACGTGCTGCTGACGTACGCGAAGGCACGGCCCGCGGTCGTCGGCGACGGGGTCCGGTCGGTCGGCGCCCTCGCCGAGGCGGCCGGCCTCGACGCCTCCGCAGTCGCCCTCGATGTACGGCGGCGTGTGCCCGGCGAGGGCGAGCAGGTCCTCCTCGACTGGCGCCACAACCTCCAGCTCGGGTCCGTGCCGCGGCCGATCGAGAGCGCCGAGGTCCGCGACGAGGTCGAGCGGCTGGCGGCGGCGGCGGCCGGGACGCTCGGGCTCCGCTTCGCCTCGGTCGACGTGGTCGAGACGGCCGACGGGCTGGCGGTGCTGGAGGCCAACGCGGGCGTGATGCTGGAGGCCTACGCCCGGGCCGTGCCTGACGGCGCTGCGACGGCGCGGCGGATCTACGGCGCCGCCCTCGACGCGCTTTTGGCGCCGTAA
- a CDS encoding bifunctional folylpolyglutamate synthase/dihydrofolate synthase: MPSGLDRLLALPRFADDPAGAYRPGLDRVRALLGAMGDPHRAAPVVHVGGTNGKGSTASFVAAIATASGRRVGLLTSPTLLHPAEMARVDGVPQVEAFGAAADRWMEEAAAVGSSFFEAAVALAFVVFSQAEVDLAVVEVGLGGVEDATAVVDPAVTIVTSVGLDHTDVLGATRPEIARVKAGIAAPGVPFLHAVEGAETVAALEEEARRRGGVPERVRETVRLATEAEGLVIETERQSYGPVALGLPGAHQAWNAALAVRAVESLGLGVAGEAVERGLRDVVALAGLRGRSEAWVGDPRLVLDVAHNADGLRAALAAVAVPPGGRLHVLLGMMADKAIAEVADALRGVRIQTVPLDTPRALSAAALAARLRSAGLGDVTEAGGVADAIGAFREAAGAADRLLVTGSHRTVAEALRAFEDGAV, translated from the coding sequence ATGCCCTCCGGCCTCGACCGGCTCCTCGCGCTCCCCCGGTTCGCCGACGACCCGGCCGGGGCCTACCGCCCCGGCCTCGACCGCGTCCGCGCGCTGCTCGGCGCCATGGGCGACCCGCACCGCGCCGCGCCCGTGGTCCACGTCGGCGGGACGAACGGGAAGGGGTCGACGGCGTCGTTCGTCGCCGCCATCGCGACCGCCAGCGGCCGCCGCGTCGGCCTTCTCACGTCGCCGACGCTGCTCCACCCGGCCGAGATGGCCCGCGTCGACGGCGTGCCCCAGGTCGAGGCCTTCGGCGCCGCGGCGGATCGGTGGATGGAGGAGGCTGCGGCCGTCGGGAGCTCGTTCTTCGAGGCCGCCGTCGCGCTCGCGTTCGTCGTTTTCTCGCAGGCGGAGGTGGACCTCGCCGTCGTCGAGGTCGGCCTCGGCGGGGTGGAGGACGCGACGGCCGTCGTCGACCCCGCGGTGACGATCGTCACGAGCGTCGGGCTCGATCACACGGACGTGCTCGGCGCGACGCGGCCCGAGATCGCGCGCGTCAAGGCCGGCATTGCGGCGCCCGGCGTCCCGTTCCTGCACGCCGTCGAGGGCGCGGAGACGGTCGCGGCGCTGGAGGAGGAGGCGCGGCGGCGCGGCGGTGTCCCCGAGCGCGTCCGCGAGACGGTCCGGCTGGCGACCGAGGCGGAGGGGCTCGTGATCGAGACCGAGCGGCAGAGCTACGGCCCCGTCGCGCTCGGGCTGCCCGGCGCGCACCAGGCCTGGAACGCCGCGCTCGCCGTCCGTGCCGTCGAGTCCCTCGGCCTCGGCGTCGCTGGGGAGGCAGTCGAGCGGGGGCTCCGCGACGTCGTCGCGCTCGCCGGGCTGCGGGGGCGGTCCGAGGCGTGGGTTGGCGACCCGCGCCTCGTCCTCGACGTGGCCCACAACGCCGACGGGCTGCGCGCCGCGCTCGCGGCCGTGGCCGTGCCGCCCGGCGGCCGGCTCCACGTCCTGCTCGGGATGATGGCCGACAAAGCCATCGCCGAGGTCGCCGACGCCCTCCGCGGCGTGCGGATTCAGACCGTCCCCCTCGACACGCCGCGCGCGCTCTCGGCCGCCGCCCTCGCCGCCCGTCTCCGCTCCGCCGGCCTCGGCGACGTGACCGAGGCGGGCGGGGTGGCCGACGCCATCGGCGCCTTCCGGGAGGCGGCCGGCGCGGCCGACCGGCTCCTCGTCACGGGCTCGCACCGGACGGTCGCCGAGGCGCTGCGGGCGTTCGAGGACGGCGCCGTCTGA
- a CDS encoding carboxypeptidase regulatory-like domain-containing protein, whose amino-acid sequence RSRPTRPLLARVLAALAGIVCLSGAASAQEAADVRLVFRGVPASEALAAIAEAGGVNVAFSTDLVGARPVWCGGAGWTAEDLLRCVTGAVGLDYVRRSTGTYVVVARVVEPVAPGAVAGLVVDAETGEPLPLAHVRLADATAVADRSGRFALAGVAPGRQVLLASFVGYRSSALRLGIAPGAVARPTIRLRPTVASTGAVVVDGIEARGASEALGADVGFEVLPERVAGAPPETETAAPLANGAPAPTSSVGGPALQPLLGVGGRTFRDGLSLQGGEAGEHALALDGAQIYEPLAIGPALGSLSPLAVDRVTVHKAGFGARHGSRLAGLIETQHVLERPADGPLAVAAEADVYAAGARLQHHAEAGRLGGDPVEVTTLVAARRSLWDVVRPASLDRALQAWNDVDPVLAAALDADGPMARERFDLHRHGSDLAFADLHVATRVRVGPLRSLQASVYRGTADVATELVALGAPVDGALDPSAPLLARDATRWTNLAATLRGEAVVSARWRVGAGARLSRHALRQRYDAVDGRDAGLDGTEAPDVLEARLGAALDALDLADNGNALDELALEADATVALGRGREVSVGAEGVVARSRFHLLSSGFGSTAFRDLDAAHTQARLAAVADARLRLGARWTVEPGLRLTARAATGDVLAEPRLAVRYDALPTDRLGPIPLAGVAARLAGGVYRQFATRVELATFGPSALVPDVAVWLPVDATVEPPSALHLAGEVLWQPSDRWAARVEGYAKALPRVYALDYGALLAADAPPPPLAAQADFLLPEHGRSVGVGARVERQSPRWAASAGLAVARTERRSDARFDGRWVPAPWAEPVRATLGLDVLAAGRRDAGLLVRARALGIWGRTWALRRAYYDVLPALGVDAVGPFALDRPEGDRLAPLLTLDVGLATTLPLGGARRAEVALDVANVLDRHDPLDWSLRPGPDGTPEAVTRDFSGIQPSLRVRVSL is encoded by the coding sequence CCGTAGCCGGCCCACCCGCCCGCTCCTCGCGCGCGTCCTCGCGGCGCTCGCGGGGATCGTGTGCCTGAGCGGCGCGGCGTCGGCGCAGGAGGCGGCCGACGTCCGCCTCGTGTTCCGCGGCGTCCCGGCGTCCGAGGCGCTCGCCGCCATCGCCGAGGCGGGCGGGGTCAACGTCGCGTTCTCGACCGACCTCGTCGGCGCGCGGCCCGTGTGGTGCGGCGGCGCGGGGTGGACGGCCGAGGACCTCCTCCGCTGCGTCACCGGCGCCGTCGGGCTCGACTACGTCCGCCGGTCGACGGGCACCTACGTGGTGGTCGCGCGCGTCGTGGAGCCGGTCGCGCCGGGCGCCGTGGCCGGGCTCGTCGTCGACGCCGAGACGGGCGAGCCGCTGCCGCTCGCCCACGTCCGGCTGGCGGACGCGACGGCGGTGGCCGACCGGTCCGGCCGGTTCGCGCTCGCGGGCGTGGCGCCCGGGCGGCAGGTCCTCCTGGCGAGCTTCGTCGGGTACCGGTCCAGCGCCCTGCGGCTGGGGATCGCGCCGGGCGCCGTGGCCCGCCCGACGATCCGGCTCCGCCCGACCGTCGCGAGCACGGGCGCCGTCGTCGTGGACGGGATCGAGGCGCGGGGGGCGTCGGAGGCGCTCGGCGCCGACGTGGGATTCGAGGTGCTGCCGGAGCGCGTCGCCGGCGCCCCGCCCGAGACGGAGACGGCCGCGCCCCTGGCCAACGGCGCCCCGGCGCCGACGTCGAGCGTCGGCGGGCCGGCGCTCCAGCCGCTCCTCGGCGTCGGCGGGCGGACGTTCCGCGACGGGCTCTCGCTCCAGGGCGGCGAGGCGGGCGAGCACGCGCTCGCGCTCGACGGGGCCCAGATCTACGAGCCGCTCGCGATCGGCCCGGCGCTGGGGTCGCTGAGCCCGCTCGCCGTCGACCGCGTGACGGTCCACAAGGCCGGGTTCGGCGCGCGCCACGGCTCCCGGCTGGCGGGCCTCATCGAGACGCAGCACGTGCTCGAACGGCCGGCCGACGGCCCGCTCGCCGTCGCCGCCGAGGCCGACGTGTACGCCGCTGGCGCCCGCCTCCAGCACCACGCCGAGGCCGGCCGCCTCGGGGGCGACCCGGTCGAGGTCACGACGCTCGTGGCCGCCCGGCGGAGCCTGTGGGACGTGGTCCGGCCCGCATCGCTCGACCGGGCGCTCCAGGCGTGGAACGACGTCGACCCCGTGCTCGCCGCCGCGCTCGACGCCGACGGCCCGATGGCGCGCGAGCGGTTCGACCTCCACCGCCACGGGTCCGACCTCGCGTTCGCCGACCTCCACGTGGCCACGCGCGTCCGCGTCGGCCCGCTCCGCTCGCTCCAGGCCTCCGTGTACCGCGGCACGGCCGACGTGGCGACCGAACTGGTCGCGCTCGGCGCGCCGGTCGACGGCGCGCTCGACCCGTCGGCCCCGCTCCTCGCGCGCGACGCGACGCGGTGGACGAACCTCGCGGCGACGCTCCGCGGGGAGGCCGTCGTCTCGGCCCGCTGGCGCGTCGGGGCGGGCGCCCGGCTGAGCCGCCACGCGCTCCGCCAGCGCTACGACGCCGTCGACGGCCGCGACGCCGGGCTCGACGGGACCGAGGCGCCCGACGTGCTCGAGGCCCGCCTCGGCGCGGCGCTCGACGCCCTCGACCTCGCCGACAACGGGAACGCCCTCGACGAGCTCGCCCTCGAGGCCGACGCGACGGTCGCGCTCGGCCGGGGCCGGGAGGTCTCGGTCGGGGCCGAGGGCGTCGTCGCGCGCAGCCGGTTCCACCTCCTCTCCAGCGGGTTCGGGTCGACGGCCTTCCGCGACCTCGACGCCGCGCACACCCAGGCCCGCCTCGCGGCGGTCGCCGACGCCCGCCTCCGGCTCGGCGCGCGGTGGACCGTCGAGCCCGGCCTCCGCCTGACGGCCCGGGCCGCGACCGGCGACGTGCTCGCCGAGCCCCGCCTCGCCGTCCGCTACGACGCGCTCCCGACCGACCGCCTCGGGCCGATCCCCCTCGCGGGCGTCGCGGCCCGGCTGGCCGGCGGCGTGTACCGCCAGTTCGCGACGCGCGTCGAGCTGGCGACGTTCGGGCCCAGCGCGCTCGTCCCCGACGTCGCCGTCTGGCTCCCCGTCGACGCGACCGTCGAGCCGCCGTCGGCGCTCCACCTCGCGGGCGAGGTCCTGTGGCAGCCCTCGGACCGGTGGGCCGCGCGCGTCGAGGGCTACGCGAAGGCGCTCCCGCGCGTCTACGCCCTCGACTACGGCGCCCTCCTCGCCGCCGACGCGCCGCCCCCCCCGCTCGCCGCGCAGGCCGACTTCCTCCTCCCCGAACACGGCCGGTCGGTCGGGGTCGGCGCGCGCGTCGAGCGGCAGTCGCCGCGGTGGGCCGCCAGCGCCGGCCTCGCCGTCGCGCGGACGGAGCGCCGGAGCGACGCCCGCTTCGACGGCCGCTGGGTCCCGGCCCCGTGGGCCGAGCCCGTCCGCGCCACGCTCGGGCTCGACGTCCTCGCCGCCGGCCGCCGCGACGCGGGGCTCCTCGTCCGCGCCCGCGCGCTCGGCATCTGGGGCCGGACGTGGGCCCTCCGCCGGGCCTACTACGACGTCCTGCCTGCCCTCGGCGTCGACGCGGTCGGCCCGTTCGCGCTCGACCGCCCCGAGGGCGACCGGCTCGCCCCGCTCCTCACGCTCGACGTCGGCCTCGCGACGACGCTCCCGCTCGGCGGCGCCCGCCGCGCCGAGGTCGCGCTCGACGTGGCCAACGTGCTCGACCGCCACGACCCGCTCGACTGGTCGCTCCGCCCGGGGCCCGACGGCACGCCGGAGGCCGTCACCCGCGACTTCTCCGGGATCCAGCCCTCGCTCCGCGTCCGCGTGTCGCTGTAA
- a CDS encoding FecR family protein, translating to MPSDLPPELRAALDAEPDGDDLARVWDALAAAAPAVPTADWPALRARIAPGARRAADRPTARPGRTLRRLGWGTAALAALGVLALVWWARPVLHEAPAGELLAVTLPDGSAVTLNGGATLRHPRRFGDERGVALAGEAFFEVEPGSVPFVVSTHNARVEVLGTAFNVRAWAEDAATAVALVHGRVRVDRTGSGESRRLEPGEAVVVDAGGIEAHATDVGRAAAWRGGALAFDDLPLSAVLREVARRYGVAFDATGTPRDAHVSAFYAERPRLDALLGDLGAAAGVRFVPGADGYRVRA from the coding sequence ATGCCCTCTGACCTCCCCCCCGAGCTCCGCGCGGCGCTCGACGCCGAGCCCGACGGCGACGACCTCGCCCGGGTCTGGGACGCCCTCGCCGCCGCCGCCCCCGCCGTCCCCACCGCCGACTGGCCGGCGCTCCGTGCCCGGATCGCCCCCGGCGCGCGGCGCGCGGCGGACCGCCCGACGGCCCGCCCGGGGCGGACGCTCCGGCGCCTCGGCTGGGGGACGGCGGCGCTGGCGGCCCTCGGCGTGCTGGCGCTCGTGTGGTGGGCCCGGCCCGTCCTCCACGAGGCGCCGGCGGGCGAGTTGTTGGCAGTGACGCTGCCCGACGGCTCGGCGGTCACGCTCAACGGCGGCGCGACCCTCCGCCACCCGCGCCGGTTCGGCGACGAGCGCGGCGTGGCCCTCGCGGGCGAGGCGTTCTTCGAGGTCGAGCCCGGGAGCGTGCCGTTCGTGGTCTCGACCCACAACGCGCGCGTCGAGGTGCTCGGCACCGCGTTCAACGTGCGGGCCTGGGCCGAGGACGCCGCGACGGCCGTCGCGCTCGTCCACGGCCGCGTCCGGGTCGACCGGACGGGCAGCGGGGAGAGCCGCCGGCTCGAGCCGGGCGAGGCCGTCGTCGTCGACGCGGGCGGGATCGAGGCGCACGCGACCGACGTCGGGCGGGCGGCCGCCTGGCGCGGCGGCGCGCTGGCGTTCGACGACCTCCCGCTGTCGGCCGTGCTCCGCGAGGTGGCGCGCCGGTACGGCGTGGCCTTCGACGCGACCGGTACCCCGCGCGACGCCCACGTCTCGGCGTTCTACGCCGAGCGCCCCCGCCTCGACGCCCTCCTCGGGGACCTCGGCGCGGCCGCCGGCGTCCGCTTCGTGCCGGGCGCTGACGGCTACCGCGTCCGCGCGG
- a CDS encoding RNA polymerase sigma factor, which translates to MTPPSDADPPLDEWARRVRAGDLDAFEALYRHLHPMLTRIARSLADAPAEADDAVQEAFARLWETRARLDPAQSVRAYLARAVRNRLLNAARDAGTRRALLDEHADALDRARPPRPDDAAHGASLAAHLRASLAALPDRQRTAIALTRFDGLSHAEAAEVMACSVRTVNNHIVRGLRTLRERLQTYAPDAL; encoded by the coding sequence GTGACGCCCCCCTCCGACGCCGACCCGCCGCTCGACGAGTGGGCTCGGCGGGTCCGGGCCGGCGACCTCGACGCCTTCGAGGCGCTCTACCGCCACCTCCACCCCATGCTCACGCGCATCGCCCGCTCGCTCGCCGACGCGCCGGCCGAGGCCGACGACGCGGTGCAGGAGGCGTTCGCCCGCCTCTGGGAAACGCGCGCGCGGCTCGACCCCGCGCAGTCCGTCCGCGCCTACCTCGCCCGGGCGGTCCGCAACCGCCTGCTCAACGCGGCCCGCGACGCGGGCACCCGCCGGGCCCTCCTCGACGAGCACGCGGACGCCCTCGACCGGGCCCGCCCGCCGCGGCCCGACGACGCCGCCCACGGGGCCTCGCTCGCCGCGCACCTCCGCGCGTCGCTCGCCGCCCTCCCCGACCGCCAGCGGACGGCGATCGCGCTCACGCGGTTCGACGGGCTCTCGCACGCCGAGGCCGCCGAGGTCATGGCGTGCTCGGTCCGCACCGTCAACAACCACATCGTCCGTGGCCTCCGGACCCTCCGAGAACGCCTCCAGACGTACGCCCCCGATGCCCTCTGA
- a CDS encoding DUF4397 domain-containing protein — MSLATRPLLLGALAVLLTLPAAAQIRLQVIHNAADPAASEVDVYVNGALTLDDFAFRTATPFLDLPSDTDLTVAVAPGTSTSDADAVFSQTFDLPEGTYQLVANGVLSPDDFADNPDGVDTGFQLLAGTDAQEESKDPEAVAVRVVHGATDAPTVDVRTGGTVLVDDATYTDVTGYLSVPPAAYTLDVTTADGSTTAATFGADLSGAAGGAVTVLASGFLSPADDQDGPAFGLLAVFPDGTAALLPVGPVAADPAPEAGVLGLAVPAPNPVVGQARVAFSLDAPGPARLAVFDALGRRVATLAEGDFGADRYEALFDARGLAAGAYVVRLATDAGVRTRTLTVLR, encoded by the coding sequence ATGTCCCTGGCCACTCGTCCCCTCCTGCTCGGCGCGCTCGCCGTGCTCCTCACCCTCCCGGCGGCGGCCCAGATTCGCCTCCAGGTGATCCACAACGCCGCCGACCCGGCGGCCTCCGAGGTCGACGTCTACGTCAACGGCGCCCTCACGCTCGACGACTTCGCCTTCCGCACGGCGACCCCGTTCCTCGACCTGCCGTCCGACACCGACCTGACGGTCGCCGTCGCCCCCGGCACGTCGACGAGCGACGCCGACGCCGTCTTCTCGCAGACCTTCGACCTGCCCGAAGGCACGTACCAGCTCGTCGCCAACGGCGTCCTGTCGCCCGACGACTTCGCCGACAACCCGGACGGCGTCGACACCGGGTTCCAGCTCCTCGCGGGCACCGACGCCCAGGAAGAGTCGAAGGACCCGGAGGCGGTCGCGGTCCGCGTGGTCCACGGCGCGACCGACGCGCCGACGGTCGACGTCCGGACCGGCGGCACGGTCCTCGTCGACGACGCGACGTACACAGACGTTACGGGCTACCTCTCGGTCCCGCCCGCGGCCTACACACTCGACGTGACGACGGCCGACGGCTCGACGACGGCGGCCACGTTCGGCGCCGACCTCTCGGGCGCGGCCGGCGGCGCGGTGACCGTGCTCGCCTCGGGCTTCCTCTCGCCCGCCGACGACCAGGACGGCCCGGCCTTCGGGCTGCTGGCGGTCTTCCCCGACGGGACGGCCGCGCTCCTGCCGGTCGGGCCCGTCGCGGCCGACCCGGCGCCCGAGGCGGGCGTGCTCGGCCTCGCCGTGCCCGCGCCGAACCCGGTCGTCGGGCAGGCCCGCGTGGCGTTCTCGCTCGACGCGCCCGGCCCGGCCCGCCTCGCCGTGTTCGACGCGCTCGGCCGCCGCGTCGCCACCCTCGCGGAGGGCGACTTCGGGGCCGACCGCTACGAGGCGTTGTTCGACGCGCGCGGCCTCGCCGCCGGGGCGTACGTCGTCCGCCTCGCGACCGACGCCGGCGTCCGCACCCGGACGCTGACGGTCCTGCGCTGA
- the mce gene encoding methylmalonyl-CoA epimerase translates to MIDARAVHHLGIAVRSLDAHRDYYERVLGARFEGVEEVPDQGVRVAFYAVGPPTAPVRLELLEPTRDDSAVARFLDARGEGLHHVAYAVDDIASRLAALQAGGVRLVDEAPRRGSHDAQIAFLHPTATGGVLTELYEPASGHG, encoded by the coding sequence ATGATCGACGCCCGCGCCGTCCACCACCTCGGCATCGCCGTCCGCTCGCTCGACGCCCACCGCGACTACTACGAGCGCGTGCTCGGCGCGCGGTTCGAGGGCGTCGAGGAGGTCCCCGACCAGGGCGTCCGGGTGGCGTTCTACGCCGTCGGGCCCCCGACCGCGCCGGTCCGCCTCGAACTCCTCGAGCCGACGCGCGACGACTCGGCCGTGGCCCGCTTTCTCGACGCGCGGGGCGAAGGGCTCCACCACGTGGCCTACGCCGTCGACGACATCGCGTCCCGGCTGGCGGCGCTCCAGGCCGGCGGCGTCCGGCTCGTCGACGAGGCGCCGCGCCGGGGCAGCCACGACGCCCAGATCGCGTTCCTCCACCCGACGGCGACCGGCGGCGTCCTGACGGAGCTCTACGAGCCGGCCTCGGGCCACGGGTGA